The sequence below is a genomic window from Phoenix dactylifera cultivar Barhee BC4 chromosome 8, palm_55x_up_171113_PBpolish2nd_filt_p, whole genome shotgun sequence.
GGAGGGATGGCAGATGCACACATTATCGATGATGGGGAGGATCACCTTGGTTCGGTCAGTTTTCTCTTTGATTTCCACTTACTTTCTCTCCAACTCTTTCATTCCAGTGGCGTTCCTGAGGACTCTTAAGCAGCTCTTTAGGAACTTCATCTGGGGGAGGAGTCGTGGTAGAGGCGGTATTCACTTATTGGCATGGGATGTTGTGTGTCAGCCGACTAGATTGGGAGGTTTGGGGTTGCAATCTTTGGTGGTGAGACGGGAGGCTCTAGCGGCACGTCACGTAGTCAGATTCATGCTAGAGCCCGACAATATGTGGTCCTcgctgatgagggccaagtatggtccTTTGTTGCCTGGGACACGAGCTGGCAGTCACCATTCACCTGTttggagggagatgtgtgccaGAGCCATGTTGGTGCTTCCGGCAATTAGATAGGCCATTGGGGACGGGCGATCTATTGATGTTTTGGAGGACTGTTGGGTGACTGAAAATCAGCTGTTTGCCGACCATGGTGGATTCGGCGAGGTTGAGTGGATACAGAGTTTGTGATTTGCTGGACCCTGTTGGGGGTCAGTGGAGGGCTGGGCTGATTCGGGAGGTTCTTGGGGAGCAGTTGGCAGAGTTGGTTCTGGCTCTTCCGGTACCAGCCCGGGAGGAGCCTGACAGGCTAGTATGGATGCCATCAGGCCGGACGCGGGTACGAGCTAGGGATCTTCATGATTTGTGCAGTAGGGAGCCAGCCCGACAGATTGAGGGAGGATGGATCTGGAGGATGCGGGTTCACCCGCGAGTGGCGCTTTTTATCTGAAAGGTGGCATGGGGGTGCCTACTGACCAGAAGCGTGCTAGCTCGGCGAGGAGTATGGGTTACCCAGTTTTGTCAGGTGTGCATGGAGATTGAGGAGACCATCGATCATGCCCTTCTGCAGTGTCCTAGGGCGAGGGAGATTTGGAGTAGTTCACCTGCACCCTTACCCCAGGTGATGGAGTCGACACAGGATTTGATTCATCTGCTGAGAGTTTCTATGCGGAGCCCCAGATTTTGGGAGGGGGGATCCTCATGGCATACCTGGCctatcatatttggttggacaggaatgccgGCATATTTGAGGGTAGAAGATTGTCGCCGAGGATGATGGTGGATAGAGCTGTAGTGCAGGCTAGGGAGGCTACTGCAGTTACCACGTTGTTCTCTACTGAgatggccagggacatctggggcactCTTTCCGCTGTTGTAGCGCCCAGGTTCGCCCATGtttcttgggtgcccccaccccttggtcatctcaaagtgaacttcgatggtagtATGTCGATGGATGGTGTATCTGGTGGTGTCGGATTCGTGATCAGAGATTCTTCTAGTAGGTTGATAGCAGCCGGGGGTCGGCGCACGCCGGGGATCACTGTTGTAGGAGCAGAGCTTCGGGCTGCATGGGAGGAGTTGTTATATGCGAGGAGGTCCCTCGGAGCTGAGGGGGTGTATCTCGAGGGGGACTCTGCGgtggtgattgactggatccgAGGTGTGGACAGATATGGTGATGGCCATCCTCTCATCAGAGACTCTCGCAGGCTGGTTCAGGAGATGGGTGGTCTGCAGGCAGCACATGTgtttcgggaggcgaacagagcagcagactgggtcgcctctttcGTCGCCCGGCACTCCGGAGATTTTCTATGGACATCTATAGGAGATATTCCTTCTCCTTTGTACTCTTTGCTTTCTCgtgatttggcaggatgtactcaagttagagctaCATAAATTGccgcatttatcaaaaaaaaaagaaaaagaaaaagatagaggCAGTTCACACCAAGACAATAGCTCGCTGTACATGGACGTGTAtcgaatcaaaaaaaaaaaaaaaaaccttggcgactcatatatagatataaataaccGATCGAAGGAGGAGATTCCAACTAGACCCATCTTCTTGTTTCTTCCTAGCTCCCATCCCAACCCAAACCCAAACCCTTCAAACTCGATGGATACCAGCAAGGAAATCGCTGTCCAGCAAGGAGGAGATTGTAATCTGTTATTTGTAGGTGAATACTTGGAAAACCTACCTTCGTAATAGAATGCCTgactgtaatttttttttctttaaatctaCGTACTTAGAGAAAAATGAACCTATTTAACCCTTTATAGCTAAAAGAATACAAGAAAAGCATCACAAGACATGAAAGAATGGATTCTATtctcttttcttattttatcaGATTTAGATGACATCTCAAAGGTTATTATTTAAGAGACatgtattttaaataaattagaattttttataGTTGTGGATTATTGAAGTGCAGTGGCTTAAAACGATTTGATAACCACCCAATATAACTACCGACAGCAACCGCCCCATCTCACCAAAAGAACCCCCCAAGAAAATTAACGAGCGGTATTCACTGCCCTCTATTACCCTGGCAACAGAAGTCTTATTTCCTATTTTTTCCGCCGATCGCTGCTCGTTTTGTTCCATGAGCCATAGCCGTCGTTGAAATGTGCAGACACCAGAACGTGGTGCACGCAAGCAATGACGCTAGACTCTGAATTTGTGGGACCAACCTTAATTTCCCACAGTCCGAAGGCATCACAGTTGACAATGGTCGAGAACGATGGATAACAAGAAACACTGGACGGGACAAGGATTTTTGTGGCTGGTGAGGCGTTCCGTTCAAGATAAGAGGCAGTTCACACCAAGACAATAGCTCGCGGTATTTAGACGGGtatcgatatatatatatatataaagcatTGCTTCAATCCTATTAATTTTCAGACGACTCATTGATATAAATAAccgatcgaaggagaagaatccAACTATGTTTCTTCGTAGCTCCCATCCCTACCCAAACCCAAACCCTTCAAACTCGATGGATCCCAGCAAGGAAATCGCTGTCGagctcctccccctccttcGAACCTACAAGGACGGCCGCATCGAACGCCTCTTCGGCACCGACTTAGTCCCACCCTCCCTCGACCCTTCCACCGGCGTCACCTCCGAAGACGTCGTCATCGACCCCGACACGAACCTATCCGCCCGTCTCTTCCTCCCCGACCTCTCCTCCCTCGGCCCTTCCCAGAAGTTCCCCGTCCTCGTTTACTACCATGGTGGCGGCTTCTGCTCCCTAAGCCCCTTCTCGGCCCTCTACCACAACTTCGTCAACTCCCTCGTGGTCGAAGCCAAGGTGATCGCCGTGTCGGTGGACTACCGTCTGGCGCCGGAGCACCCGCTACCGGCGGCCTACGAGGACGCGGCGCGCGCGCTCCAGTGGGTGGCGTCCCACGCCGAGGGGCCTGGGCCCGTGCCCTGGCTCGCCGAGCGGGTGGAATTCTCGCGCGTGTTCTTGGGCGGCGACAGCGCCGGCGCGAACATCGCTCACAACATGGCGATGCGGGCGGAGGCGAAGATCGAAGGATTGGTGCTGATACACCCGCACTTCTGGGGGTCGGATCGGATGGGCTGCGAGAAGGACCGGGTTGACAAGCCGTTTCTGGAGGCGGAGATGCTCGACCGGCTGTGGCCTTTCGCGTGGGGGAGCGCGGTGGAGAGCGACGACCCGCAGATAAACCCAATGGCGGAGGGAGCGCCGAGCCTGGCGGGGCTGGGGTGTGGGAGGGTGCTGGTGGTCACGGCGGAGAGGGATGTGCTGAGGGACAGGGGAAGGGCGTATTGCAAGGCGTTGAGGGGGAGTGGGTGGAGAGGGGTGGTGGAGCTGCTGGAGACCGAGGCGGAGGACCACGTGTTTCATCTGCTCAATCCTGGTTGCGACAAGGCGCTGGAGATGATGACGCGGTTGGCCGGTTTCCTTCGTGGGTAGCGGGTTGGCGACGATACGAATACGATCATAAATGGGCTCGGGCTAGGTTCTGGGCCTCGGCTCGAGAAAGTTCGTTTCATGCCCAAGTAAGCAACAGGTATCGAACCCAAGATGTTGTAATGGTTGTGTATAACCAAATAAGAAGAATTTGGTTCAATCGTCGTTGCCTTATAGGCTGTTATTACTCAAAGTCATGATAATTAGATGTCTACCAATTTTTGGGATGCATCATCTGCAAAATCAAACTCATAACCATCAATTACTATggatgaaaaatgaaaaaatgttGGGGTGaaaagctatgaaaaataaaaggaaacatTTTAATTGTGAATTTTCTCTTGCAAAACAACTCTTCCAAAAAATGATACAGGAACAAGACAGATGTACATGCAGGCATTGGTAGAATACCACCAAATGGGAAATATTATTAATAACCTGGAATTCCACCGGAAACTTTATTGTCGAATCCGGTAGGACTAGGCTCCAAGAACCAGGCTACATATAGCTAAAGAGAACGGCGGCATAGTTATCCTCAGCTCCTAAGAAGACAGCCGCATCGAACGCCTCTTTAGCACTGACGTCGCCCCTACCCGCGCCTCGACCCCACCACCCGCGTCATCTCCAAGGACGTCTTCATAGGCACAACACCAACGTATCCGCGCGGC
It includes:
- the LOC103718281 gene encoding probable carboxylesterase 2 yields the protein MFLRSSHPYPNPNPSNSMDPSKEIAVELLPLLRTYKDGRIERLFGTDLVPPSLDPSTGVTSEDVVIDPDTNLSARLFLPDLSSLGPSQKFPVLVYYHGGGFCSLSPFSALYHNFVNSLVVEAKVIAVSVDYRLAPEHPLPAAYEDAARALQWVASHAEGPGPVPWLAERVEFSRVFLGGDSAGANIAHNMAMRAEAKIEGLVLIHPHFWGSDRMGCEKDRVDKPFLEAEMLDRLWPFAWGSAVESDDPQINPMAEGAPSLAGLGCGRVLVVTAERDVLRDRGRAYCKALRGSGWRGVVELLETEAEDHVFHLLNPGCDKALEMMTRLAGFLRG